The following proteins come from a genomic window of Leucoraja erinacea ecotype New England chromosome 1, Leri_hhj_1, whole genome shotgun sequence:
- the atp5fa1 gene encoding ATP synthase subunit alpha, mitochondrial, which produces MLSARLTAVFARSLARQRVQVARKVFPAGFVASRDLHTSRTWLQKTGTAEVSSILEERILGADTSVDLEETGRVLSIGDGIARVYGLRNVQAEEMVEFSSGLKGMSLNLEPDNVGVVVFGNDKLIMEGDIVKRTGAIVDVPVGEELLGRVVDALGNAIDGKGPLGAKERRRVGLKAPGIIPRISVREPMQTGIKAVDSLVPIGRGQRELIIGDRQTGKTGIAIDTIINQKRFNEGTDEKKKLYCIYVAIGQKRSTVAQLVKRLTDADAMKYTIVVSATASDAAPLQYLAPYSGCSMGEYFRDNGKHALIIYDDLSKQAVAYRQMSLLLRRPPGREAYPGDVFYLHSRLLERAAKMNDNFGGGSLTALPVIETQAGDVSAYIPTNVISITDGQIFLETELFYKGIRPAINVGLSVSRVGSAAQTKAMKQVAGTMKLELAQFREVAAFAQFGSDLDAATQQLLNRGVRLTELLKQGQYVPMPIEDQVAVIFAGVRGHLDKMEPSKITKFEPAFLAHMKSQHQDILTAIRTESQINPEVEVKLKKIVIDFLSTFEA; this is translated from the exons ATGTTGTCGGCCCGCCTGACTGCAGTGTTCGCGCGGTCTCTCGCCAGGCAGCGAGTGCAG GTGGCAAGAAAAGTCTTTCCTGCAGGATTTGTAGCCTCTCGGGATCTTCACACTTCAAGGACATGGCTTCAAAAGACTG GTACCGCAGAGGTTTCCTCCATCCTGGAAGAACGTATCCTGGGAGCTGACACCTCTGTTGATCTGGAAGAGACTGGTCGTGTGCTGTCAATTGGTGATGGTATTGCTCGTGTGTATGGCCTGAGAAATGTGCAGGCTGAAGAAATGGTGGAATTCTCCTCCGGCCTAAAG GGAATGTCTTTGAATTTGGAACCTGACAATGTTGGTGTTGTAGTATTTGGAAATGACAAGCTGATTATGGAGGGTGACATTGTCAAGAGAACTGGTGCCATTGTGGATGTTCCAGTCGGAGAGGAACTACTTGGACGTGTTGTAGATGCTTTGGGAAATGCCATTGATGGAAAG GGCCCACTTGGAGCTAAGGAACGTAGACGAGTGGGATTGAAAGCCCCTGGTATTATCCCCAGGATCTCAGTACGCGAGCCCATGCAGACCGGTATTAAGGCTGTGGATAGTCTGGTGCCCATTGGTCGTGGTCAGCGTGAACTTATTATTGGTGATCGACAGACTGG CAAAACTGGTATTGCTATTGATACCATCATCAATCAGAAGAGATTCAATGAAGGCACCGATGAGAAGAAGAAACTGTACTGCATCTATGTTGCTATTGGTCAGAAGAGATCCACTGTGGCTCAGCTGGTCAAGAGACTAACTGATGCTG ATGCAATGAAGTACACCATTGTGGTCTCTGCCACAGCCTCTGATGCTGCTCCACTACAGTACCTGGCTCCATATTCTGGCTGCTCAATGGGAGAGTATTTCAGAGACAATGGCAAACATGCACTTATCATCTACGATGACTTATCTAAACAG GCTGTTGCCTACCGCCAAATGTCCTTGCTTCTGCGCCGTCCTCCAGGGCGAGAGGCCTACCCTGGTGATGTGTTCTACCTACACTCGCGTCTGCTGGAGAGAGCAGCCAAGATGAACGATAACTTTGGTGGTGGCTCCCTTACAGCTCTCCCTGTCATTGAGACTCAGGCTGGTGATGTGTCCGCTTACATTCCAACCAATGTCATCTCCATCACTGATGGTCAA ATCTTCTTGGAAACAGAATTGTTCTACAAGGGTATCCGTCCAGCCATTAACGTGGGTCTGTCTGTGTCCCGTGTAGGATCTGCTGCACAGACAAAAGCCATGAAACAG GTGGCTGGAACCATGAAGCTGGAGCTGGCCCAGTTCCGTGAGGTGGCAGCTTTTGCCCAGTTTGGTTCTGATTTGGATGCTGCTACTCAACAGCTGTTGAATCGTGGTGTCCGTCTGACAGAGTTGCTCAAACAAGGACAGTATG TTCCCATGCCTATCGAAGACCAGGTGGCAGTTATTTTTGCCGGAGTCAGAGGTCATCTGGATAAAATGGAGCCTAGCAAGATTACAAAGTTTGAGCCAGCTTTCTTAGCCCACATGAAGAGTCAGCACCAGGATATCTTGACAGCAATCAG GACTGAGAGTCAAATCAACCCCGAGGTGGAAGTCAAGCTGAAGAAGATTGTTATAGACTTCTTGTCAACCTTTGAGGCATAA